From Venturia canescens isolate UGA chromosome 3, ASM1945775v1, whole genome shotgun sequence:
GTTAacggttttttttgtttctcataTATTCGTTCATATGAAATGTTCATTTATCTTTTGGTCACTGCGCTATGCGCGCTACGTGCAGTCAGTCGAactatttataaataaaaacgcgTTATTGGCATCGGTCGTTTTTGAGGGCCGGGTTTAAGTCGCTAAAATAAGGATGTGCCATTGCTCCTTCTGCTGATAACCGAAGAGCTGGATTGCAAACTAATAAtctctgaaaaaaatgaatcgatttGCGAATAatgtttatttaaaaacttcgTAAATATTTAGAAGTGGGCCCTTCCTCAGTAATGACGATATTTTTGCTCTTGAGCAACAGCTTGAAGTTTGAAAGCGACCATGgactttttttaataaaaatcgttatccACTTCTAAATATTTACCGAAAATTGCATTCAGTTAGTATGATTCATATCCAGTTTTACCTGAAGTAGATCTTTGCCTCTGATTGTCAGTTTCGGAGTGACTTGAGCGAGTCCTTGAGAAACATGGTAACGAGGAAATGATTTGTAATCCGGGAGAGTTGTCAAATCTGGCCAGGTTTCCTCGGTCGGTGTTCCCAACATTTTGAATATTCTTTTCAACTGATCATCCACATCTGACCCCGGAAATAGTGGTCTGCCTGCATTCGCCAATTCTACGAAAAGGGATTATTCATTAATCTTGGTATTTCCACAAGTTTTCTGAATggcaccaaattttatcacaaCATCCAGATAAATGAATACAAAGATTGCTGTGATAATGGTTTTGACAAAATTCGTGAACTGAAAATGTCAAGcatggaaaaaatcgaaatggaAGAagctaataaaatattaaaaacaaaaatactttGTTTTAATCGTAGAGATTAAGAAAGAATTATTTCCTAGCAATTTTAGATTATATCTGAAGCAACATTTTTCAGCACAAAAAATCCAGTttagaataaaaatcaatctcaCCAGCGAATATACATCCCGCGCTCCACATATCTATGGACGTTGTGTAAAGTTTTGCTCCAAAGAGAACATCTGGCGGACGATACCAGAGAGTGACAACCTCGGCTGAGTAACATTTAACAGGTATACCAAAAGCTCTAGCTAAGCCAAAATCTGCCAATTTCAACTCGCCGTTCTACCCAACAGAAAAAGATGcacagaaaataatgaataccTCCACAAATTGCCAATAGATTTACATCTGAATGTTAAGGTAACACAAACGGTTTTCTCACCTTGTTGATAAGTAAATTTTGTGGTTTGAGATCTCTGTGTAACACATTACGGCTGTGACAAAAAGCTAAGCCGCAAAGCAATTGATACCTGATATGGAATTAAACCAAAATTTGTTAGACAAACTGGATataaatttggagaaaaaataaaatgtacaatcgaaaaaattgtatatgGCAGAACCAATTAGAAATGGAGAATTCCTCATTGAATATTCAATCATAAGAATTATTGATTCTAACACTATTCCAGAAATTGTTCGATTGAAATCACACATACCATATTTCATATCGTTTTCATCtctataaatgaatttttcagtatGGAAAAGATTGGTAAAGAAAaggcttttatttttattacctaTTTTTGCATGGTAGCAATACCCGTACTACCAAGAAACTCGGTAAAACATTGAAACATACACATTGACAGTTTTTTCGTCTACTAACCAGGAGTTCACAGAGTTTTATACTTTCTAAGGAATATGGCAACCAACTATGAGAATAGTTAATCTATTGTAGGGAAGTCATTTTGTCAAAATGTGAAAGACATTTTGAGATaagttaattttttcaagtcaATTGTGCTATTTTACGTTGGTGAAAGTTGGTCTGTAATTAATCATTATAATTATAAACTTACAAGAAAGATTTGACAACGTCCAGATCTATTTCGCCGTTAAGACTATCAAAATACTTCTTAAGATCCTGGTCACAATGCTCGAATACGAGTGTAAGCTTTTTGTCACTGTGAAGTACATCGTAGAGACGAACTATGTTTTTGTGTTTCAACTCTTTGAGCAGGCAAATTTCTCGAAGAGCTGATGAGGGAACACCCTGAAAATTGTATTCCTATTAGAAGAAATGAGTacaataattgaaatattgagCGAGTATTTATGAGCAAACCTCGTCATCTTCATCGAGACGAACTCGTTTGAGAGCAACTATCTCGTgtgtttcacgatttttcgccTTAAACACCGTTCCATAAGTgcctgaaaagaaaatatttatttaaatataatttttaaaaaacccaCAATAACAATGCTTTGATTTCATTGCCTTTGGGATCTAAATTAACCTAAAAAGACTTCACCAAATTGCTAAAACGAATTTCAAACAAAACCCAAATATTAGACAAGAAATTGAGTTGTCCTTGGACCCACAGGTGAACAGGAATCTCGAGAAATACCATActctttataaaattgatttccTGTATACACTActcaatgaaaatatgtttcgaTCGACTGACGAACCTACTGTCGAACTGGATAATTCAAAATATCTCGAAAAACTTCGCTATTCTGTTCATCCTGaaccaaaaacaaaaacaaaaaaaaaagaaaacacagATTCTGACAGTTCGTTATATGCACGCGAAGAGGCATTACACCGATGTGATTTATACTTTGGATTCCATTTCAAGCATTTATAACATTTGTAATGggcatgaaaaaaacaacggaATTAATAAGAAATAAGAGAGAATCCATACCTTCTCCTATTTTTTCAAGCTTCTCATatttttgcatattttttgCGGTTCCACTGGGCGGAATGTTACGCACAGTGGTTAGCGCTGAACCAGAACGGCGAAACATGGAACTAAAATGCTTTCTCAGTTATATCAATATATATCTCTCTCTATACCTATTTCTCTCCCGTAATCGTGTTTACCAACGCGCAGCTTCGTCCTATAATtgttctagaaaaaaaaagataggGGCTGCTTTTATCCCAGAATCATGcatattattactattattgaGAAAATGTACAACGTTATCGATGCTGTAGAATTATTCAAGATTCACGTATAGAAATGCAAAGACtcatgaaatatatttataaatttttattcgcgcTTATAATCGGTAGGGTTACTAAAATAAATCAACTATTGAAAAATCCATGAGCTAAACCGTCCAATGTTAGAAGTGGAGGTAAGGTGGCTAATTTGAGATGATTCCCAGTTTATCTTATATATTAAATTGTAGGATTTTCTCCAACAACTTCAttagatttttaatttcatattctcataaaaaaacttCAGTCCAGTTTTTCATGCAAGCATTTATATGATGAATATACAAAAAATCCACTccataaatgttttttttcttcattttgtaattctactttgaaaaattcaactacACTATCagatttatgataaaaattagGTCAAACATCTGTTCCGTAACGCATATAAGAGGGTAAGCGAAAAAAGTAAGGTTAACATAATTCCACACGTTCgaaatagaaagagaaaaactgaattaagaaatttcgaaatcggtAGCTCCCGAAATTGAGTATTGAGCAGATGCAAGTACGCGAAAGTGTTTTTAACACGAACGAATGAATTGAATACAGAATCTGATAACACAGAGGcccaattttaattttttcccccatttACACACAAATCAATCTTTGCCGCGGTGGTAAGAAAACAATTAGTAGcagaggagaaaaatgatttcgtcTGGCTGCTGTATTCAAGCGGTTCATTTACTCATGTCACCACCTCATCATT
This genomic window contains:
- the Cdk5 gene encoding cyclin-dependent-like kinase 5, with amino-acid sequence MFRRSGSALTTVRNIPPSGTAKNMQKYEKLEKIGEGTYGTVFKAKNRETHEIVALKRVRLDEDDEGVPSSALREICLLKELKHKNIVRLYDVLHSDKKLTLVFEHCDQDLKKYFDSLNGEIDLDVVKSFLYQLLCGLAFCHSRNVLHRDLKPQNLLINKNGELKLADFGLARAFGIPVKCYSAEVVTLWYRPPDVLFGAKLYTTSIDMWSAGCIFAELANAGRPLFPGSDVDDQLKRIFKMLGTPTEETWPDLTTLPDYKSFPRYHVSQGLAQVTPKLTIRGKDLLQRLLVCNPALRLSAEGAMAHPYFSDLNPALKNDRCQ